One stretch of bacterium DNA includes these proteins:
- a CDS encoding EamA family transporter: protein MTGGADELTLVLVLAAALMHASWNAVAKASGDPLVNIAVITVTGGVIALPFMAWFPWPSDETWRWLLISGVIHFLYQLNLARMYRLGDLSQVYPIARGLAPLGVAAMGALFVDERLAWNQVLGLVLSAAAIGVLGRSGGRGGQRARGVGTALFVAVLIGLYTYSDGRGVRSVENPLLYIAWTCFMSSLPFGLYTAVVRRQTVVDSLRRGGARAVAGGVLATVGYGIALWAMARTPLALVASLREASVLFAALIGAFVLRESFGRIRILASAVLVVGLVLVQLASG, encoded by the coding sequence GTGACGGGCGGCGCCGACGAGCTCACCCTCGTTCTGGTCCTCGCCGCTGCGCTCATGCACGCGAGCTGGAACGCGGTCGCGAAGGCGAGCGGCGATCCCCTGGTCAACATCGCGGTCATCACCGTGACCGGCGGCGTGATTGCGCTCCCCTTCATGGCCTGGTTCCCCTGGCCTTCCGACGAGACCTGGCGGTGGCTCCTGATCTCGGGCGTGATCCACTTTCTCTATCAGCTGAATCTGGCGCGCATGTACCGGCTCGGCGATCTCAGCCAGGTCTACCCGATTGCTCGGGGGCTCGCGCCGCTCGGCGTCGCCGCGATGGGGGCCCTCTTCGTCGACGAACGCCTCGCCTGGAATCAGGTTCTCGGCCTCGTGTTGAGCGCGGCGGCGATCGGGGTCCTCGGTCGTTCGGGTGGCCGTGGCGGCCAACGGGCGCGGGGCGTCGGGACGGCCCTCTTCGTCGCCGTGTTGATCGGGCTCTACACCTACTCGGACGGGCGAGGCGTTCGCTCGGTCGAGAACCCGCTCCTCTACATCGCCTGGACCTGCTTCATGAGCAGTCTCCCCTTCGGTCTGTACACGGCGGTCGTCCGGCGGCAGACCGTCGTCGATTCACTTCGCCGCGGTGGAGCGCGCGCCGTCGCGGGCGGGGTCCTCGCGACGGTCGGCTATGGGATCGCGCTCTGGGCGATGGCCCGCACGCCGCTCGCCCTCGTGGCCTCGCTCCGCGAGGCGAGTGTCCTCTTCGCAGCGCTGATCGGCGCGTTCGTGCTACGCGAATCCTTCGGACGGATCCGCATCCTCGCGTCCGCCGTCCTCGTGGTGGGACTCGTGCTGGTTCAACTCGCTTCGGGCTGA